CTAGTGGTGTCCTCTGTTTTATCTTTATCATTGTTTTGTGATTCTGAACTCTTGGAATGAAACACTGATAAAGAAGATTTAATAACATTGTCTACAATGCATTTGGCCATTTCTTCTACAGAGCTTGACTGGGAAATTAGCTCTGAAATAGATTTTTCTATGGTTGAAGAGTTTCCATCTTTAACTTTGTCACTATTATCTGTTTTAGTACACACATTACAGTCTGTGTTTACATCTTGATTTACACTAGCTGCTTTGGTACATTCTGGTGACTCTTTTTGAGAGTTTTCTGGTCCAGTCATGTCTGTGTTTCTTCCTGCTGGTGTTGTCTGTAAGTTTGCTGAATCACTTCCATTGCCTGAATCTCTTGATTCTTTTGACTTTCCTTGTTCTGCGGTTATCTGTGTTTCACTCTTTTTACCATCTTTATTCTTCACCCTTGCTAGAAACTTATTTTGCTCCTCTTCAGAAAAACTTGAGAAGTTGGATGGTAACCCAAAGTATAGGTACGACATTCTGATGCAGTCCCAGATGTACTCAAACAGCTCAAAACTTTTGACAGAGCGGGCTGCATTTCTCTTTGGTGAAAATGGGTCTGAAATTAAAGTTACATCCTTAACCTTTTAGGAAACTATTATTTTTCAAGATCTCAGCAAAATCAAACATTACTGCAAAGTCTCATGTATAGtacattttatacttttttcagctaaaattcattaaaaaatggcAGCTGCATATTTCATAGTACATGTGTATGGAATTCAGTTAAACATTCCATTCAACATTTATTTATGATTAAGTACCCTCAATTGCCAGTCGCTTGGCATTCCATTTCTTTTCAGCTCTAGGGAGTATCTTATGTTGCCTGATACAAACAATATTCAGAGAGCTGTCGAACGTAAGACTGTAAAAGGCCAGCATCTTCAACCATAACCCTCCCACACTCTCCGTGTTCTCTGAATGCCACACTTTTGCCTAAAAGAAAGTAAATCTCTATGACTTGAAAGATAAACATGCATTGACAAAAAGTAATCAAAcacattgaaaaagaaattggcATTTGAGATAAATGCAAAAATGCTATTGTTAAAAAAAGTTGCTATAAATGAACTTGTGACCCCTACCTGAGTTGACACCTGATCTATGTCTAAGTGCTTAGGTGTGGGGATTTTCTTTGGCTGTGTCTTCTTGTCTTCTTCGTATGTCTATTAATAAACAGGATTAAAATTGTAATACTTTAATTGGAATATTGTTATTTAGagctttgtttttaaaagaagtaaatAACAAAGAGGGAATTGATCAGAAATACCTCTAAAATTGGTAGGACGGGAGGAGAGCATTGTTGTAGGAAATACACTGTCATTATAGCGAAACAGAAAGCAGGCACAGTCCCCTCCATCTGACAGTCCACGCGACAAATCTACAACAATCATATACATGAGGGCAGGAAAAACATAAAACACTTGGAATAGGTAATTAAATTTATCTTCATAATTTGACAATTTTGGCAAGAAAAACATCAAACACTTGTAGATGTAATAGGTAAATACATTTATCTTCATAATTTGTCAAATCAAACTTAACTTTCTAATCTTTCGTGTTCTTTTTAATGTTATACAGCATAGTCTGCATAACTTAATTTAGCTCTTACAATAAGTATTTATGTACAACTTCTACTTTCACCAAGTTTCCTTTCACATGCTCCTCATTGGTCACGGATGAGAGATCTTGAGAATTCTGAATTCTACAATTGTAGATATGCTTTCTTATTTtggtttcattaaaaattacttACTTTTGCCCAATATCTGAATATTACAGCAAGCTTCTTGAAGCGAGGGTCACACCTGCTGTACATCAGAAGGAGGTGGCTTGTTTCCTGGGCAAGGTCACTGCCGATCGTTAGCTGACATCTCAGGCCATGCACATGGTCAGTGAATAACACACAGGGAACTTTGGAGGAAAACTGACTCTGGACATCCTTGTATTCTTCTGTGgagataaacaaaataatgtgtATATTGGTGTTGGCACAGGCCAGATTATCGACCTCCTAAATTATTAATATCAATAGTTTCTTACGCAGCATTTTGTCTGTTCATGACAGTCAAATCAAAAGGAATCTAAGTAAAAGATTGTACTGTAAACCTACTTTTATTTGCAACAACTTTATTTTACGATTTACTAGCGATAAACTGGTTCACGACAACTAATACTCGTGAacaagccttatccagaccaGTGTTGTTATAACAACCATACCACAAGGACTAATTTGTGGTGAGAAATATTCATGGAGGCAAAGCTCTTGCCAACCTCGTAAAAATTTCTCACACGCGAATAAAATGTTGTTCACAGTATCTAAGAATCAAAACTATAATGCCTTAGACATTATATgctttattcatatttttgtattgtacaggttgatttacatgtacacttattttaatgcatacctagagttttcataattttgaaagcTTGCATTAGAGCCTTTGCGTGATTGGCCTTGTGGGGCACCACCAGATCAATGTTCACATCGCTGTCCTTGATCCCAGTTGCTGACAGGGATGAACCGTACAACACCAACTTTATATCTGTAAGAACAAAAACAGTCACGTACTGTGATCTCCTTTAAATGACATTTGTTCTATGGAGGGTTAAATGACATTTGTTCTATGAAGGGATGTCATCATTACAGTTATACACTGGTGCATGAAAGATTATATGTGcatggtaatacatgtagttatcaaCACCACTTACCATGTACAAAAAATTTCACAaaagaacaataaaatcaatcatATTGCATACATATTTTCCATACGATTTGAAACAGGGAAGTCTGTTGCAAAAATGGATCAAGTCCATTGATCAATAAGCACACAGATTTCAGAACTTTACCTTTGAGGTGTTCATCCTTTGTCAGTATGTCTTCCAGTGCCTTGGTCAGATCACTTCTGTACCTCACTTCCTCCTCTGACAACCCTTTTTCTGCATAAATCCTCTCCACCAAATCATTCAGTGCAGCTAAATGCGGGGGAGATGGACATGGAATGTCTTTCAGTTTCCTCTCAAAGTTACTGACcttgattaaaaacaataattatcagCTACAggtattcatgaaaataaaacaattcatCTCCTGAATCTTTAAGCAAAGAACAATCTTTTAAAGCATTAGTTAAACTATAATAAGAGAAGATTTTTGTCTCCCTTCTATTTATACTAATAAGTTATAAATGTATTCACAAATGTTAATGACTCTGACCTCATTTCTCCTTCGGTGCCGATTATCTTTGCAGTGCTTTTGACAGTCTACAACAGCATCCATGTGATAATCACAGAGTCGACAGAAGAACTTGGCCTTGGGGAACCTTAGCgatttctgtgaaaaaattgttttaattattaaggAGATGATGGTATTAATTTCAActcatacactgtacatgttcATTGGAACcacaaaattattaatttcaacTCACACACTGTACATGTTCATTGGAACCACAAAATAATACATCCACAAATTCTCATTCATCAAGATCACTCATTAATACATTATTTGGGATAGTGaaatccttctttttttttctttttttttggggggggggggtaagattCACAATTGAGAACCTAATGAGTTTTTCTTGTGTTATTTTACAAACATAATAGGTTTGATGAACATcaccataaaaaaattatatttcttattcTGATTCcaatttataataattacacCAGCAGAAAGATCATAAAAACTGTACCTCAAAATAGTTTACACTTCTCATCTCACACTGCTATACATATGTATCACAATGGATAAGCCGATCCCACACTTATGATAATGCAAGAAATACAGTTCATGTACATTGTAGTCACCTTTTTCAAGGGAAATATTTTCTCTTTCTCCAAGACAGTGCATACATCCTGGTGAGGAGTCTTCTCATCCATTTCTACAGAAAACTTGCATATTTCAATTCTATGCTATTTCTCTATAATGGCAATTCATTGTTGCTTATAAgttcttaaccaaaaaaaaaagacttgtatatacatatatgtaaatacCTGTTCTTAGTTTACAGTGGTGTTAAGATGTACgagtattttatttcaaaaatgaattcttAAAGTTATTGGTGAGTGTTTGTCCTCTCACAACCCCCCTCACACCACACAATCACTCACCATACAGAGATAACTTGGGGGACGACTTAGAGACTGCTTCTGTTTCAGTCTTCACTCCATGTTTACCCTCTGTTTTTTCTGCTTGCCTACTGTCCGTTTTGGTTGttggtttactttctgttttcACTTCTTGTTTCCCACCTAATTTGGTCTGTGGTTTCTCCTGAGGGGCTTTTGCATGCTTTCCTTTCTTTGTTGCATTCTGCAGACAACAgtaattgatttaaagtttttattgaaaaaaaaaattgatgtggTTTACCATCTCTACTAAATCATATAAACTTAACTATTTAAAAGAACCATTACAAGTTTCAAATTACAATATACAAGTATGTCAAAGCTCAAGCAGTGGGAATTAGCTATGGTTTTCAACTGTTAACCACTACAAGCTTCAGATTACAAAACATGCCAAAGCTCAAGAGGTAGGAATTGACATATACTTGTATAATTGAAACTTCATATCATATATCCACAGTAGCTGCATGGTCTGTtgctcctggtctgaaaaaaatttgaatgaaggATCTAGGACCTACAGATCCTATATGtcaaaaagttgcaatttatgacacacaaaaaattgcgttagttttggactgattaaacTTATCTCTGAatacattctgtacaaatattcgATACcagacattttactacagatatcttAAACACCATTTCCATCCTCATAAAGAAAAGAAGTGGTATGTTTACTTGTAAAAATGGCTGCTCTTGATCTGCATGTGAATTAACATACCTCATTTTTCAAAATCGGTTAGCATGTTTAAGaaaaagtctgaggcaagtaaagtgatgaCATCAGTAGTACACTGTCTTTAGATTTTTAcggtatcaattattttcacaacatttGTTTAGTAATaggattaatcagtccaaatcTCCAAGGTCATCCATCCAATTTTTCCAGACTGGGATCTAAAGACCTGCAGCTAAATTCACAGCAGCTGAAGTTCAGTTTATTAACCACTTAATTGGACAATAAATTGACATATTAACTGAAAAATCGAAATGTAATTACTTGGTTAACTATGTGTAACAAATCAAAAGTTCATTATTTGTTACCTTCAGCCTCCAAAGATGATCCTCATCCTCTACATGACCAGCAATACCCTCTTTAGTCAAATGGGCATTGCACAATCGACAGAAGAAACCAGGCTCTAcatttttctttggtttctaaaacaaatgtaaattgaTGAAATAGAATCTTAGTaagcattttaattatttacatcatTCATTTAacagagaaaaaatataaaaaagcaaaTTCACAGAAGTCCAGATTTTTCTAAAACATACATTCTTTAGAGGGAAAATATAGTCTTTTTCCAATGCACTCAGGTATACGGCATTCTcctctaaaaataatttgatttggTCAAATAAACTACTTCCCAGTAATTGGACAACAtaagatatacatgtgtacaacataaatgtatatacatattgaaattttttctttaccaaaATTATGATACttattagctgcaggtctgtagctgccagtctgaaaaaattccGATGGACAACCTGGGAGCTGCAGTGCCTTCCAtagtaaaaatgtgcaatttaCAGTGCACATAAAAATGCGCTatttttggactgattaatctcatttatgaacacattctgtacaaatatttgatccaaaaaaaaatccttggacattttactacagatatcgtcactttacttgcctctgatagtctttaaaacaccatcaccagccctgtaaattgaagtggtgcagttcgtttgcattttaaaatggcgactctcgatctcgacgtgaaTTAATATACTTCATTTTCCGAGATCTGTTATCATGTTTAAGATAAAGtgtgaggcaagtaaagtgacgatatcagtagtaaattgcctgAAAAATTTAATGGTACACGTACTCATTGTTTTCACAGAGTTTGTGTGAAAAAAAGGTTAATAGGTCCAAAACTAGCAAATTTTTTTGTgtgccgtaaattgcagttattttctatgggaggcactgttgctcccaggttgtccatccaaattttttcagactgggagctacagacctgcagctagataCTTATAAAACATATATCAGCAGAGCATAAATTATTGCACTTCaaactttacataaaaaactaaaattgatgacagcataataaataattctttttttttcaccaaGAATAATTGTCCATGACACATTATCTATTTGCATCACAGCATGCATAATTGAGGCTGCAAGATCTAAAGAAAAAACATGTAATTAAGTATTCCTTGTGAAACTGAAAGTTAAATCAGTATTTATTTTGCTTAGTTGATATATACCACATAACTGAATGGTTGAAAGATAAAcatcaaaaaatgcaaaatgacaTGTTCAGCAAAAACCATCTAGGCGGTCTATCTCCgacaatttaattattaagCCTTTAAGATTTCCACAAAATTCTCGACACAACTTTtctaattgaaaaaattaataacctTCTTCATCCGAGTCTTTTGAATCTTTTACATgacttttcttctttctttttatcttctttttgTCTACATTAATAACTTCAACCATATCATCAGGCATAGCATAGCTATATTTACTAATTGGAACATCCTTTTTCTCATCATTAGATGCAGCTATTTTATTCAACCTGTGCGGCTCATTTGTTGCCTCTTTACATGTTTTTCCTACCCCCTTCTCATCTTTTGCTATAGGTGTACTGTCTTTAACAAAAGACCCTATATTCAATAGCTTTTTTATATCATTCTCAATTTCTCCAACACTCAAAGTTTCTTTGTTTTCTGCCATTCCTGCTTATTCATTCTGAAAAATAGTAAACACTTTACACAGAATGTTAATTTATTATATGCAGCTACATAACTGTTTACATGCATAAAAATTTGTAACTATCATCTAGCTAACATTTGTGTTTGCAATATGGTAATGTCATTATTCATCGCTTATACAGTACTCTTTTC
This portion of the Magallana gigas chromosome 7, xbMagGiga1.1, whole genome shotgun sequence genome encodes:
- the LOC105349159 gene encoding terminal uridylyltransferase 4 isoform X1 — translated: MAENKETLSVGEIENDIKKLLNIGSFVKDSTPIAKDEKGVGKTCKEATNEPHRLNKIAASNDEKKDVPISKYSYAMPDDMVEVINVDKKKIKRKKKSHVKDSKDSDEEEENAVYLSALEKDYIFPLKNKPKKNVEPGFFCRLCNAHLTKEGIAGHVEDEDHLWRLKNATKKGKHAKAPQEKPQTKLGGKQEVKTESKPTTKTDSRQAEKTEGKHGVKTETEAVSKSSPKLSLYEMDEKTPHQDVCTVLEKEKIFPLKKKSLRFPKAKFFCRLCDYHMDAVVDCQKHCKDNRHRRRNEVSNFERKLKDIPCPSPPHLAALNDLVERIYAEKGLSEEEVRYRSDLTKALEDILTKDEHLKDIKLVLYGSSLSATGIKDSDVNIDLVVPHKANHAKALMQAFKIMKTLEEYKDVQSQFSSKVPCVLFTDHVHGLRCQLTIGSDLAQETSHLLLMYSRCDPRFKKLAVIFRYWAKICRVDCQMEGTVPAFCFAIMTVYFLQQCSPPVLPILETYEEDKKTQPKKIPTPKHLDIDQVSTQAKVWHSENTESVGGLWLKMLAFYSLTFDSSLNIVCIRQHKILPRAEKKWNAKRLAIEDPFSPKRNAARSVKSFELFEYIWDCIRMSYLYFGLPSNFSSFSEEEQNKFLARVKNKDGKKSETQITAEQGKSKESRDSGNGSDSANLQTTPAGRNTDMTGPENSQKESPECTKAASVNQDVNTDCNVCTKTDNSDKVKDGNSSTIEKSISELISQSSSVEEMAKCIVDNVIKSSLSVFHSKSSESQNNDKDKTEDTTSKGNCEEVNCGSDFVHVNKVDSSTKIKEDNLEYSYAFTLDTLSDGKGPKVLCVICEKEGHLKMSCPEDTMPELRPLPAMTKDHLRILTEVLKQVPKDFAPSVEEIRDRENIRWELEQFIQELYPTARLEMFGSSNNGFGFRHSDLDLCMTFSDLPVPENLDYVDCIEKITKKLKTHKGLYNVFPITTAKVPIIKFKHRRSQLEGDISLYNLLALHNTRMINLYSELDGRVKVLGYAFKVFAKICEIGDASRGSLSSYAYILMLIYYLQQCNPPVLPVLQELHPESEKPERIVEGWNAWYMDNTAALPKLWPHCGKNNASVGELWTGLFKFYTEEFKIDEYVVCIRQQEPLTRFEKLWNGKCVAIEDPFDLNHNLGGGLSRKMHQYIIKAFVNGRSLYCTPVHNISTNFTSPADYFFDKTRLTEGSPPNDRGCRVCSKIGHIAKECPIVLNRKEREERERERKQMEEKTLAARRKEQEREYFNQQREPQHGRNSQQREYVHNQNIQQGNNIPRAYRRSNSESQDYAPNTRQSLQRQPPPNQYTPMPVYMSSPGPQRDNRSIPNNMAPHHLSHPYPRPQGGMNITGPPSLHQLNRMPRQDPQYNMSRSPNSRHSDPRMHPTGNAGHYMQPVFYYPFHQGTQLLQGQFPGFQQVLSPPQTPGQGLEAGRIVNPRNQMHMGITVPNEYYRGNNQDHRFNNPQYRGQQNRPSPRK
- the LOC105349159 gene encoding terminal uridylyltransferase 4 isoform X2, coding for MAENKETLSVGEIENDIKKLLNIGSFVKDSTPIAKDEKGVGKTCKEATNEPHRLNKIAASNDEKKDVPISKYSYAMPDDMVEVINVDKKKIKRKKKSHVKDSKDSDEEEENAVYLSALEKDYIFPLKNKPKKNVEPGFFCRLCNAHLTKEGIAGHVEDEDHLWRLKNATKKGKHAKAPQEKPQTKLGGKQEVKTESKPTTKTDSRQAEKTEGKHGVKTETEAVSKSSPKLSLYEMDEKTPHQDVCTVLEKEKIFPLKKKSLRFPKAKFFCRLCDYHMDAVVDCQKHCKDNRHRRRNEVSNFERKLKDIPCPSPPHLAALNDLVERIYAEKGLSEEEVRYRSDLTKALEDILTKDEHLKDIKLVLYGSSLSATGIKDSDVNIDLVVPHKANHAKALMQAFKIMKTLEEYKDVQSQFSSKVPCVLFTDHVHGLRCQLTIGSDLAQETSHLLLMYSRCDPRFKKLAVIFRYWAKICRVDCQMEGTVPAFCFAIMTVYFLQQCSPPVLPILETYEEDKKTQPKKIPTPKHLDIDQVSTQAKVWHSENTESVGGLWLKMLAFYSLTFDSSLNIVCIRQHKILPRAEKKWNAKRLAIEDPFSPKRNAARSVKSFELFEYIWDCIRMSYLYFGLPSNFSSFSEEEQNKFLARVKNKDGKKSETQITAEQGKSKESRDSGNGSDSANLQTTPAGRNTDMTGPENSQKESPECTKAASVNQDVNTDCNVCTKTDNSDKVKDGNSSTIEKSISELISQSSSVEEMAKCIVDNVIKSSLSVFHSKSSESQNNDKDKTEDTTSKGNCEEVNCGSDFVHVNKVDSSTKIKEDNLEYSYAFTLDTLSDGKGPKVLCVICEKEGHLKMSCPEDTMPELRPLPAMTKDHLRILTEVLKQVPKDFAPSVEEIRDRENIRWELEQFIQELYPTARLEMFGSSNNGFGFRHSDLDLCMTFSDLPVPENLDYVDCIEKITKKLKTHKGLYNVFPITTAKVPIIKFKHRRSQLEGDISLYNLLALHNTRMINLYSELDGRVKVLGYAFKVFAKICEIGDASRGSLSSYAYILMLIYYLQQCNPPVLPVLQELHPESEKPERIVEGWNAWYMDNTAALPKLWPHCGKNNASVGELWTGLFKFYTEEFKIDEYVVCIRQQEPLTRFEKLWNGKCVAIEDPFDLNHNLGGGLSRKMHQYIIKAFVNGRSLYCTPVHNISTNFTSPADYFFDKTRLTEGSPPNDRGCRVCSKIGHIAKECPIVLNRKEREERERERKQMEEKTLAARRKEQEREYFNQQREPQHGRNSQQREYVHNQNIQQGNNIPRAYRRSNSESQDYAPNTRQSLQRQPPPNQYTPMPVYMSSPGPQRDNRSIPNNMAPHHLSHPYPRPQGGMNITGPPSLHQLNRMPRQDPQYNMSRSPNSRHSDPRMHPTGNAGHYMQGTQLLQGQFPGFQQVLSPPQTPGQGLEAGRIVNPRNQMHMGITVPNEYYRGNNQDHRFNNPQYRGQQNRPSPRK
- the LOC105349159 gene encoding terminal uridylyltransferase 4 isoform X3, translating into MAENKETLSVGEIENDIKKLLNIGSFVKDSTPIAKDEKGVGKTCKEATNEPHRLNKIAASNDEKKDVPISKYSYAMPDDMVEVINVDKKKIKRKKKSHVKDSKDSDEEEENAVYLSALEKDYIFPLKNKPKKNVEPGFFCRLCNAHLTKEGIAGHVEDEDHLWRLKNATKKGKHAKAPQEKPQTKLGGKQEVKTESKPTTKTDSRQAEKTEGKHGVKTETEAVSKSSPKLSLYEMDEKTPHQDVCTVLEKEKIFPLKKKSLRFPKAKFFCRLCDYHMDAVVDCQKHCKDNRHRRRNEVSNFERKLKDIPCPSPPHLAALNDLVERIYAEKGLSEEEVRYRSDLTKALEDILTKDEHLKDIKLVLYGSSLSATGIKDSDVNIDLVVPHKANHAKALMQAFKIMKTLEEYKDVQSQFSSKVPCVLFTDHVHGLRCQLTIGSDLAQETSHLLLMYSRCDPRFKKLAVIFRYWAKICRVDCQMEGTVPAFCFAIMTVYFLQQCSPPVLPILETYEEDKKTQPKKIPTPKHLDIDQVSTQAKVWHSENTESVGGLWLKMLAFYSLTFDSSLNIVCIRQHKILPRAEKKWNAKRLAIEDPFSPKRNAARSVKSFELFEYIWDCIRMSYLYFGLPSNFSSFSEEEQNKFLARVKNKDGKKSETQITAEQGKSKESRDSGNGSDSANLQTTPAGRNTDMTGPENSQKESPECTKAASVNQDVNTDCNVCTKTDNSDKVKDGNSSTIEKSISELISQSSSVEEMAKCIVDNVIKSSLSVFHSKSSESQNNDKDKTEDTTSKGNCEEVNCGSDFVHVNKVDSSTKIKEDNLEYSYAFTLDTLSDGKGPKVLCVICEKEGHLKMSCPEDTMPELRPLPAMTKDHLRILTEVLKQVPKDFAPSVEEIRDRENIRWELEQFIQELYPTARLEMFGSSNNGFGFRHSDLDLCMTFSDLPVPENLDYVDCIEKITKKLKTHKGLYNVFPITTAKVPIIKFKHRRSQLEGDISLYNLLALHNTRMINLYSELDGRVKVLGYAFKVFAKICEIGDASRGSLSSYAYILMLIYYLQQCNPPVLPVLQELHPESEKPERIVEGWNAWYMDNTAALPKLWPHCGKNNASVGELWTGLFKFYTEEFKIDEYVVCIRQQEPLTRFEKLWNGKCVAIEDPFDLNHNLGGGLSRKMHQYIIKAFVNGRSLYCTPVHNISTNFTSPADYFFDKTRLTEGSPPNDRGCRVCSKIGHIAKECPIVLNRKEREERERERKQMEEKTLAARRKEQEREYFNQQREPQHGRNSQQREYVHNQNIQQGNNIPRAYRRSNSESQDYAPNTRQSLQRQPPPNQYTPMPVYMSSPGPQRDNRSIPNNMAPHHLSHPYPRPQGGMNITGPPSLHQLNRMPRQDPQYNMSRSPNSRHSDPRMHPTGNAGHYMQTPGQGLEAGRIVNPRNQMHMGITVPNEYYRGNNQDHRFNNPQYRGQQNRPSPRK